The Arachis ipaensis cultivar K30076 chromosome B07, Araip1.1, whole genome shotgun sequence genome includes a window with the following:
- the LOC107605838 gene encoding protein DCL, chloroplastic, with protein sequence MAYSSLSLSKTAPHVPHLTNPISSSFYHFHSPSLFLSFPFYPRLSPLRAAATSDGDHFLRKPLVPQPNTSYGYDRGDDDDDEEEEEEEEEDKCVDWEDQILEDTVPLVGFVRMLLHSGQYESGDRLSPEHEKTILEKLLPFHPEYEKKIGVGVDYITIGYHPNFERSRCLFIARKDGELVDFSYWKCIKGLIRKNYPLYADSFILRHFRKRSSHQLRS encoded by the exons ATGGCTTATTCATCACTGTCATTATCCAAAACGGCACCGCATGTTCCCCACCTCACAAACCCTATCTCCTCCTCCTTCTACCACTTCCATTCcccttccctctttctctctttccCATTCTACCCTCGCCTCTCCCCCCTCAGAGCAGCTGCAACTTCCGACGGCGACCACTTCCTCAGGAAGCCCCTCGTTCCCCAACCCAACACCAGCTATGGTTACGACCGcggcgatgatgatgatgatgaagaagaggaggaggaggaggaggaggataaaTGCGTTGACTGGGAAGACCAGATTCTGGAGGACACCGTTCCTTTGGTTGGCTTTGTCAGGATGCTTCTCCATTCTGGACA ATATGAAAGTGGAGATAGACTGAGTCCAGAGCATGAGAAAACCATTCTTGAGAAGCTGCTTCCCTTTCATCCAGAATATGAGAAAAAGATTGGAGTTGGAGTTGATTATATCACG ATTGGATATCATCCCAATTTTGAGCGATCTAGGTGTTTGTTCATAGCACGGAAAGATGGAGAGCTGGTTGACTTTTCATATTGGAAGTGCATAAAGGGTTTGATCAGAAAAAATTATCCATTATATGCAGACAGTTTCATTCTCAGACATTTCAGGAAGCGCAGCAGCCATCAGTTGCGAAGTTAG